The following are encoded together in the Rhodothermus sp. genome:
- the accC gene encoding acetyl-CoA carboxylase biotin carboxylase subunit: MIRKVLIANRGEIALRVIRTCRELGLKTVVIYSTADRDSLPVRFADEAVCIGPPPSSESYLRIDRIIAAAEVTGADAIHPGYGFLSENADFSAICADHGLKFIGPSPEAIRLMGDKSLAKETMRKAGVPVVPGSDGVIENVKQGLKVAAEIGYPVMLKAAAGGGGRGMRVVQREEDFERQFNAARSEAEAAFGRPDVYLEKFIVQPRHIEIQVLGDGKGNVIHLGERECSIQRRHQKLLEEAPSPIVDEDLRRRMGEAAVRGAQAVNYEGAGTIEFLVDADRNFYFMEMNTRIQVEHPVTEEVTGFDLIEQQLRIAMGEPLPSQTTVQIEGHAIECRINAEDPFKNFSPSPGKITVFHPPGGPGVRLDTHVYAGYVIPPYYDSMIAKLIVRAPTRQQAIRRMLRALEEFVIEGVRTTIPFHRQLLEHPDFQAGRFDTRFLESFRLEPEPA; this comes from the coding sequence GTGATTCGCAAGGTTCTGATTGCCAACCGGGGAGAGATTGCCCTGCGGGTGATTCGCACCTGCCGCGAACTGGGCCTCAAGACGGTCGTGATCTATTCGACAGCCGACCGCGATTCGCTCCCCGTGCGCTTCGCAGACGAGGCCGTCTGCATCGGCCCACCTCCTTCTTCGGAAAGCTACCTGCGTATCGACCGTATTATTGCGGCCGCCGAGGTCACCGGTGCCGACGCCATCCATCCAGGCTATGGTTTCCTTTCAGAGAATGCAGACTTCAGCGCCATCTGTGCCGATCATGGCCTGAAGTTTATCGGGCCTTCGCCGGAAGCCATTCGTCTGATGGGCGACAAAAGCCTGGCAAAGGAAACCATGCGTAAGGCGGGCGTGCCCGTCGTGCCCGGATCGGATGGTGTGATTGAGAATGTGAAGCAGGGGCTGAAAGTGGCCGCAGAAATTGGCTATCCGGTGATGCTCAAGGCGGCGGCCGGAGGTGGAGGACGCGGAATGCGGGTAGTGCAACGGGAGGAAGACTTCGAGCGACAGTTTAATGCGGCACGTAGCGAGGCCGAGGCGGCCTTTGGACGACCTGACGTTTATCTGGAAAAGTTTATCGTCCAGCCCCGCCATATAGAGATCCAGGTACTGGGCGATGGAAAAGGCAATGTGATTCATCTGGGCGAACGAGAGTGCTCCATTCAACGACGCCATCAAAAGCTGCTGGAAGAGGCCCCTTCGCCCATTGTGGATGAAGACCTGCGGCGTCGTATGGGAGAGGCAGCCGTCCGAGGCGCTCAGGCCGTCAACTACGAAGGCGCCGGCACCATCGAGTTTCTGGTCGATGCCGACCGTAACTTTTACTTTATGGAGATGAATACGCGGATTCAGGTCGAGCATCCCGTGACCGAGGAGGTGACCGGCTTCGACCTGATTGAGCAGCAATTGCGCATCGCCATGGGCGAGCCACTGCCCTCCCAGACAACCGTCCAGATCGAAGGACACGCCATTGAGTGTCGAATCAACGCCGAAGATCCATTTAAAAACTTCAGCCCTTCGCCGGGTAAGATCACCGTGTTTCATCCGCCCGGAGGCCCCGGCGTGCGACTCGACACGCATGTGTATGCAGGCTATGTGATTCCCCCCTACTACGATTCGATGATTGCCAAGCTGATTGTGCGGGCGCCTACACGTCAGCAGGCTATCCGTCGGATGCTGCGAGCTCTGGAAGAATTTGTCATTGAAGGAGTGCGCACGACCATACCGTTTCATCGCCAGTTGCTGGAGCATCCGGATTTTCAAGCCGGACGGTTCGACACACGGTTTCTGGAATCGTTTCGGCTGGAACCTGAGCCGGCCTGA
- the gcvH gene encoding glycine cleavage system protein GcvH, whose amino-acid sequence MEFPRELRYTREHEWLRLEADGREATVGITDFAQRELGDIVYVELQPVGTELAKDEVFGTVEAVKTVSELYMPVSGTIIAVNEALQDHPEWVNQSPYGEGWMIRIALKDPSELESLLTAEDYAAMVG is encoded by the coding sequence ATGGAGTTTCCCCGTGAGCTACGTTATACCAGAGAACATGAATGGCTGCGGCTGGAAGCCGATGGCAGAGAAGCCACGGTGGGGATTACAGACTTCGCCCAGCGAGAGCTGGGCGACATCGTTTACGTTGAGCTGCAGCCGGTCGGTACCGAACTGGCAAAAGATGAAGTCTTCGGTACGGTTGAAGCGGTCAAGACAGTATCGGAGCTATACATGCCGGTTTCCGGTACCATCATTGCCGTCAACGAAGCACTCCAGGATCATCCAGAATGGGTCAATCAGTCGCCTTACGGGGAGGGATGGATGATCCGCATTGCCCTGAAAGATCCTTCCGAGCTGGAGTCTCTCCTGACGGCGGAAGACTATGCGGCTATGGTGGGGTAA
- the efp gene encoding elongation factor P, with product MADTSDFRNGLVLVWKGDLWQIVEFLHVKPGKGGAFVRTKLKNVRTGQVVDNTFRAGERVETARIERRPHQFLYEDELGMHFMNLETYEQITIQPEMVPRRAFLKEGGEADVLVHAETETPVTVEIPKHVELRVVETEPGVRGDTATGGSKPAKLESGAVIQVPLFINEGDVVRVNTETGAYITRVATAEAG from the coding sequence ATGGCTGATACGAGCGATTTCCGAAACGGGTTGGTGCTCGTCTGGAAGGGCGATCTGTGGCAGATCGTGGAGTTTCTACACGTTAAACCCGGTAAGGGAGGGGCCTTCGTGCGCACGAAGCTGAAAAACGTGCGTACGGGACAGGTCGTCGATAATACCTTCCGTGCAGGTGAGCGCGTTGAGACAGCCCGTATCGAGCGCCGGCCTCACCAGTTTCTTTATGAGGACGAACTGGGCATGCACTTCATGAACCTGGAGACCTATGAACAGATAACGATTCAGCCCGAAATGGTCCCCCGACGTGCGTTTCTGAAGGAGGGTGGGGAGGCCGACGTGCTGGTGCATGCCGAGACGGAGACGCCCGTTACCGTCGAGATTCCCAAACATGTAGAGCTGCGTGTGGTCGAAACCGAACCCGGCGTTCGTGGAGATACGGCCACAGGCGGCTCGAAGCCGGCCAAGCTGGAGAGTGGCGCCGTCATCCAGGTTCCGCTTTTCATCAATGAAGGCGACGTGGTCCGTGTAAACACCGAAACGGGCGCGTACATCACGCGTGTGGCTACAGCCGAGGCTGGCTGA
- the accB gene encoding acetyl-CoA carboxylase biotin carboxyl carrier protein: MDLERIRELLKIVAESGVAEVEIEEDDFKLVIRKSAPTIVMQSAAIPTYAMPYGAPQPMPAPAPAVQSVAASAEPGANPGPATKAPAVQAEQRADGATTATSAQEKTCVVRAPIVGTFYRAPAPDADPFVEVGDRVKPGDVLCIIEAMKLMNEIESEVAGVVKEILVENAQPVEYDQPLFVIALD, translated from the coding sequence ATGGATCTGGAACGCATTCGCGAATTGCTGAAAATTGTCGCTGAAAGCGGTGTGGCGGAGGTGGAAATTGAGGAAGACGACTTCAAGCTGGTTATTCGCAAAAGTGCGCCAACCATTGTGATGCAGTCGGCGGCTATCCCGACCTATGCAATGCCGTATGGTGCACCGCAGCCTATGCCAGCGCCGGCTCCCGCAGTGCAGTCGGTAGCTGCCTCGGCCGAGCCTGGTGCCAATCCGGGACCTGCCACCAAAGCACCCGCTGTGCAGGCCGAACAGCGCGCCGATGGCGCCACCACCGCCACCAGCGCGCAAGAGAAAACCTGTGTTGTGCGGGCGCCGATCGTGGGTACTTTTTATCGGGCACCGGCTCCTGATGCTGATCCGTTCGTGGAAGTGGGTGACCGGGTCAAACCCGGCGATGTACTCTGCATCATTGAGGCGATGAAGCTCATGAACGAGATCGAAAGCGAGGTGGCCGGCGTGGTCAAGGAGATTCTGGTCGAGAACGCTCAACCGGTTGAGTACGACCAGCCACTCTTCGTCATCGCCCTCGACTGA